The genomic stretch CGGCAAGCGATGCTCCCGGCGCGGCGCCTTCGCGAAGGGCCACCGTCATGATGGAATCGAGCGTGCCAGTAAGGTCGTCACGCATTCCCGCCTCGTGTGGCTTTGCGTGTACCAGTGTCGTCACGGTAGGAGACCGGGCCGGAGCCGGTGGGAGTGGAGCTGACGGTGCGCAGCCGGTGATGAGCAAACCGAGCAATGCGACGGTGGACAAGTGCGTCGATCCGCCGCGAACCACGGATCGCCGCTTCGGGAACTCGTCACAATCCGGACTGGGAAAGACCATTCGACGGACAGCCCTGTTGCCCCGCCGGGGACAAGCGCTCATCGTGGCACCGCTGCTGGTGCAACACGTCGCGATACAGCGCGTTCGATGCCGGCGCCGGCGACAAAGTAGGGCGGGAGCGATATCGGCAATTTTCCGGCAATTGCTGTTTCTCCGAGCAACGCCGCCGCCGCTGCGCGCTGCGACACGGGCGCCCCGCCCCAGGCAAGCATGTAGGTCGGTACCGACGGAAACGCGCCGAGCAGATACGGACTTCCGAATGAAACCGCGATCACCGGCTTGCCGGCAGCGGAGAGTGATTCGATCAGCGCCGGCATGTCACCTTCAGTAGAGATCGACCCCTTGCCGTCCCGCGGTGACACGTATGCAGATACGATAATCAGATCCGCAGAATCGGCCTGCAGTCGCAGGTCCTCATATTGAGCGGCGGTTGTCCGCCCGTCGATTCCGACAGCGCTCAAAGCGTAACCGCCGCTCCTCAGCTGCTGGTTGAACACGCGCCCGGCTATCAGGTCGCTGGCGTCCGCGAAGGTAATCGACAGGACTCGTCGCGCTACGCGACTCATCGGGACGAGCGTCTTCGCGTCTTTCGCAAGGGTGATCGATCGCTCAGCAACATCTCTGGCGATCGCAGAGTTGGCGGGTATGTTGACGATGGTATCGATCGCGTTCAGGTCGACGAGCCGGCCCGTTCGAAGCCCTGCCTGCATCTTCGCGCGCAATATGCGCCGCACCGATTGATCGACCCGTGATTGCGTCACGCGGCCGGATGCAAGCGCCCCCATTATTGTCTCGATGGCGACGTGTACATCCCGCGGCATCAGGAGAATGTCGGCGCCGGCGTTCAGGGCGAGAATGAGGGGTTCGGTGGCGCCGTACCGGTTGGCAACACCGCCCATCGTCATCGCGTCAGTCACGAGCAGCCCGCGAAAGCTCATCTCAGTGCGCAGTATGTCGGTCATGATCTGCGGCGCCAGCGTCGCTGGCGGAGCGTCGGCGCCGAGCACTCCCGTCACAGCGATGTGCGCCGTCATTATCGCATCGATACCGCTGGTTATCGCGGCGCGGAAGGGCGGAAGATCGACTTTGTCGAGGTGTGCGCGATCAGCGAGAATTACCGGGAGCTCGATATGCGAGTCGACCCGTGTGTCTCCATGTCCAGGAAAGTGTTTACCGGTGGTCATCAGGCCCGATTCCCGGGCGCCCGCGATATAGGCGCCCGAGAGGCGCGACACGAGGGCCGGATCTTCACCGAACGACCGCGTGTTGATGATCGGGTTGACGGGATTGGCGTTGACGTCGAGCACCGGGCCGAACGTCATGTGGACCCCGACGGCACGCGCTTCGTTGCCAAGCACCCGGCCGAGCTGGCGGGCAAGGTGCTCGGAGCGCGTTGCGCCAAGCGCCATCACTGGCGGAAATACGGTCCCGCCGCCCTGCGGCAGCAATGACGGAAGTGCATACGACCCGCCCAGCCGCATGCCGGTGCCGTTCTCCATGTCGGAGGCAACGAGGAGGGGCACCGCGGCGAGGCGTTGCATGTGGTTCAGCTTGGCGGCGTAGCTGTGCGGCAGCCCCATCGACAGGATCAGGCCGCCGACTTTCTCCTTTTCAACCCAGTTTCGTACCTGTTCATACTCGGGCGATCCGACGGCCGCATACTCGCCGGGAACCCACGGCATGATGAGCTGCGCTACTCTCTCACGCGGTGATAGTCCGCGCAATGTCTGCTCGATCCACGCCGAGTCTGCGGTACCGAGCTTGACGAAGGCGCCGGGCTGCGGAGTGCCGGTGAGGCGGGTAATGCTGGCGTTTTGCGTCGATGGAGGCCGGCCCGTGACGGCCGGCGCGCACGCGCCAGTGGCGAGCAGCGAGAAGAGAAGCAGGCGACGATAGATATACAATTTTCGAGTCTCGTTGAGACGTTCTGCGAACGCTCCAGCCGTGCGTCGCGGCGCGGGTGAGAGAGCGAACGTACCTGCCGGGGGAAAAAGTGTCAATGATCTGGCCGGTGCCCCCGCCGCACTGGCTATTGCACTGGGCTGTGCGACATGCGACCATTGTGAGGCTCGAATCCTTTGTAGAACCCGGCAGGATCGCTTCCGACCGGCAGCTGAAGTTTTACTCACTCTCTACCCAACCGGTACAC from Gemmatimonadaceae bacterium encodes the following:
- a CDS encoding glycoside hydrolase family 3 N-terminal domain-containing protein, with amino-acid sequence MYIYRRLLLFSLLATGACAPAVTGRPPSTQNASITRLTGTPQPGAFVKLGTADSAWIEQTLRGLSPRERVAQLIMPWVPGEYAAVGSPEYEQVRNWVEKEKVGGLILSMGLPHSYAAKLNHMQRLAAVPLLVASDMENGTGMRLGGSYALPSLLPQGGGTVFPPVMALGATRSEHLARQLGRVLGNEARAVGVHMTFGPVLDVNANPVNPIINTRSFGEDPALVSRLSGAYIAGARESGLMTTGKHFPGHGDTRVDSHIELPVILADRAHLDKVDLPPFRAAITSGIDAIMTAHIAVTGVLGADAPPATLAPQIMTDILRTEMSFRGLLVTDAMTMGGVANRYGATEPLILALNAGADILLMPRDVHVAIETIMGALASGRVTQSRVDQSVRRILRAKMQAGLRTGRLVDLNAIDTIVNIPANSAIARDVAERSITLAKDAKTLVPMSRVARRVLSITFADASDLIAGRVFNQQLRSGGYALSAVGIDGRTTAAQYEDLRLQADSADLIIVSAYVSPRDGKGSISTEGDMPALIESLSAAGKPVIAVSFGSPYLLGAFPSVPTYMLAWGGAPVSQRAAAAALLGETAIAGKLPISLPPYFVAGAGIERAVSRRVAPAAVPR